In Acidobacteriota bacterium, one DNA window encodes the following:
- a CDS encoding CHRD domain-containing protein — translation MKSITRWFMLFVLCAIPASLLPVPLAADTLETVYFRGNMSPANEVPPVANESAAATGRATIAFHLRRNDAGAIISGVVDFDVDYSFPVPVTVRGWHIHEGAAGVNGPARLNTPLSAANSVVDADGVGTLSYKVEANNQNNLDALRVVLADPAGAYMNVHTSDNTGGATRGQLQSTTVSDFQFTMSPANEVPPIADLNASALAKASLFTTRNAAGEVTSGTVIFDANYTFPSSVTFRGFHIHDGAAGINGPVRIDSGLSATNTVTDADGVGNLLFRINVGGDNALGLATLRSAVDAPANHYLNLHTTVNTGGAIRSQLGGKVPAPTLSSSGVVSATFASGVNVGSAGSLISIFGSNLSRNVATAGTVNGRLPATLAGTSVSIGGVSVGMIYASPSQLNVQVPFEVPAGNFFVTVNAPGGSSTTQMVTFSAYAPGIFAVVKNSDFSLVSAANPVRAGDAVAVFATGLGAGTPAVASGQLAPASPLSSTVATPTATIGGVAAQVAASLLAPGFAGVYQVNVVVPGGAPTGSQALRLTIGGVQSNTVNINVQ, via the coding sequence ATGAAATCAATCACACGCTGGTTTATGCTTTTCGTTTTGTGCGCGATTCCGGCATCACTGCTGCCCGTGCCGCTGGCGGCCGATACACTCGAGACCGTCTATTTCCGCGGCAACATGAGCCCGGCCAATGAAGTGCCGCCGGTTGCCAATGAATCGGCCGCAGCAACCGGCCGGGCTACCATCGCTTTTCATCTCCGTCGCAACGACGCCGGAGCAATTATTTCCGGCGTGGTGGATTTCGACGTGGATTACAGCTTTCCCGTGCCCGTTACGGTGCGCGGCTGGCACATCCACGAGGGCGCGGCGGGCGTCAACGGCCCGGCGCGCCTCAACACCCCATTGTCCGCCGCCAACAGCGTGGTGGATGCCGACGGAGTCGGAACATTGAGCTACAAAGTGGAAGCCAATAACCAAAATAATCTGGATGCCCTGCGTGTTGTTCTGGCTGATCCCGCCGGGGCCTACATGAATGTGCACACCTCTGATAACACCGGCGGAGCCACTCGCGGTCAGTTGCAATCGACGACGGTCTCCGACTTTCAATTCACCATGAGCCCAGCCAATGAAGTCCCGCCCATCGCCGACTTGAACGCCTCGGCCCTCGCCAAGGCCAGCTTGTTCACCACGCGCAATGCGGCTGGTGAGGTAACTTCCGGCACAGTGATCTTCGATGCCAATTACACCTTCCCCAGCAGCGTAACGTTTCGTGGCTTTCACATTCACGATGGAGCGGCGGGCATCAACGGCCCTGTGCGCATTGACAGCGGCTTGAGCGCCACCAACACCGTAACCGATGCCGATGGAGTAGGCAATCTGCTGTTCCGTATCAACGTGGGTGGTGATAATGCTCTTGGCCTGGCCACTTTGCGCAGCGCCGTCGACGCACCGGCCAATCACTACCTCAATTTACATACCACCGTGAACACCGGCGGCGCGATCCGCTCTCAGCTAGGTGGCAAGGTTCCGGCTCCGACACTCTCGTCCAGTGGAGTTGTTAGCGCCACCTTCGCTAGCGGCGTCAATGTAGGCTCGGCGGGATCACTGATCTCCATCTTCGGGTCAAACCTCTCTCGCAACGTGGCCACGGCCGGTACTGTCAATGGACGGCTTCCCGCCACACTGGCGGGAACCAGTGTGAGTATTGGCGGCGTATCCGTTGGAATGATCTACGCCAGCCCCTCTCAGTTGAATGTTCAGGTGCCGTTTGAGGTGCCCGCAGGAAACTTCTTCGTAACTGTCAATGCTCCCGGAGGGTCCTCCACCACGCAGATGGTGACCTTCTCCGCTTATGCTCCGGGTATCTTCGCCGTGGTGAAGAACTCCGACTTTTCCCTGGTATCCGCGGCCAACCCAGTACGGGCAGGCGATGCGGTAGCGGTATTCGCAACTGGACTGGGTGCGGGAACTCCTGCGGTAGCCAGCGGACAGTTGGCGCCAGCCAGCCCTCTCTCTTCCACGGTGGCCACGCCAACCGCGACTATCGGCGGTGTCGCCGCGCAGGTGGCGGCCTCATTGCTGGCTCCTGGATTCGCGGGCGTTTATCAAGTAAATGTCGTTGTCCCGGGAGGGGCGCCGACCGGCAGTCAGGCGCTACGCCTAACCATCGGCGGCGTGCAATCCAACACAGTGAACATCAACGTCCAGTAG
- a CDS encoding isoprenyl transferase, whose product MAGELLSSLGLTAAHPAPHQTIDLSELGEPDLVAQMELSRLPRHIAVIMDGNGRWARRRRLPRIAGHRAGASAVHEIVETGSRLHLKALTLFAFSTENWKRPQTEISTLMSLLREYLRKELAEIHRNNIRLQILGRYEQLPVEVRGDLDDAMRITGGNTGMVLNVALNYSARSEMVDTIQSIIARVQRGELRTEDVTERTVSENLSTGGLPDPDLLIRTSGEMRVSNFLLWQIAYAEIYVTETCWPDFTRRHLLEAIIDFQKRERRYGGLGEHGA is encoded by the coding sequence ATGGCAGGAGAACTATTGAGTTCACTAGGACTTACAGCCGCTCACCCGGCTCCTCACCAAACCATTGACTTAAGCGAATTGGGTGAGCCGGACTTGGTTGCCCAGATGGAGCTTTCGCGCCTGCCCCGTCACATTGCGGTCATCATGGATGGCAATGGACGCTGGGCCCGGCGGCGGCGTCTGCCTCGCATAGCAGGCCACCGCGCCGGCGCGTCGGCAGTACACGAGATCGTGGAAACCGGTTCTCGTCTCCATCTGAAAGCACTGACGCTGTTTGCTTTCTCGACGGAAAACTGGAAGCGACCGCAAACCGAGATCAGCACGTTGATGTCACTGTTGCGCGAATATCTACGCAAGGAGTTGGCTGAAATCCATCGAAATAATATTCGCCTACAGATTCTAGGCCGCTATGAGCAGTTGCCCGTTGAAGTCCGCGGGGATCTCGACGACGCCATGCGCATCACCGGCGGAAACACCGGAATGGTGCTCAACGTAGCGCTCAACTACAGCGCGCGGTCCGAGATGGTCGATACCATTCAGTCGATCATTGCTCGCGTTCAGCGCGGTGAGCTGCGAACGGAGGATGTTACCGAGCGCACCGTCTCCGAGAATCTTTCGACCGGCGGACTACCCGATCCCGACCTTCTCATCCGTACCAGCGGCGAAATGCGAGTCAGCAATTTCCTGCTCTGGCAGATCGCTTACGCCGAAATCTATGTAACGGAAACCTGCTGGCCCGACTTCACCCGCCGTCATCTCCTTGAGGCCATTATCGACTTCCAGAAACGCGAGCGCCGGTACGGTGGCTTGGGCGAGCACGGAGCATAA
- the menC gene encoding o-succinylbenzoate synthase yields the protein MPLVSPFETSFGLTTERRIILVEVQGEGVSGWGEVTAGEGPFYNEEWTDSAWLILKDFAIPSLLAKPLREVGEAAGLWESIRENRMATGGLEASLWEWQARLQNVPLHQLLGGTQREISCGVSIGIQPTIDDLLRKIATEVAAGYQRVKVKIKPGWDIEVLEKIRERFPRLRLMADANSAYRLEDKGHLKMLDRFYLMMIEQPLAHDDIMDHARLQQYIETPICLDESIRSLRHAEQAVEMKACQIINIKLGRVGGFRNAKLIHDCCQAARVPVWCGGMLESGVGRAANIALSTLPNFVLPGDVSASQRYWKRDVVIPEVTVTPRGTIEVPQGAGNGFGVDRELIASLTVREVSLP from the coding sequence ATGCCGCTGGTATCGCCCTTCGAGACCAGCTTCGGATTGACCACGGAACGCCGCATCATTCTCGTCGAAGTGCAGGGCGAAGGCGTCAGCGGTTGGGGCGAAGTTACCGCGGGCGAAGGGCCTTTTTACAATGAAGAGTGGACCGACTCGGCCTGGCTGATCCTCAAGGACTTCGCTATCCCGAGCCTGCTTGCAAAGCCCCTGCGCGAGGTTGGCGAAGCCGCCGGGCTGTGGGAATCAATCCGCGAAAATCGCATGGCCACCGGAGGCTTGGAAGCTTCGCTTTGGGAATGGCAGGCGCGCCTTCAGAACGTCCCTCTGCATCAATTGCTGGGCGGGACGCAGCGTGAAATTTCCTGCGGCGTCTCGATCGGCATTCAGCCCACCATCGACGACTTGCTGCGCAAGATTGCAACAGAAGTTGCGGCCGGTTACCAGCGTGTGAAGGTGAAGATCAAGCCGGGCTGGGATATTGAAGTCCTCGAGAAAATCCGCGAGCGCTTCCCGCGCCTGCGCTTGATGGCCGATGCCAACTCCGCCTATCGCCTGGAAGACAAGGGCCACCTGAAGATGCTCGACCGCTTCTACCTGATGATGATCGAGCAGCCGCTCGCGCACGACGACATCATGGACCATGCCCGCCTACAGCAGTATATCGAGACGCCCATCTGCCTGGATGAGAGCATCCGCAGTTTGCGCCATGCCGAGCAGGCGGTAGAAATGAAGGCCTGCCAGATCATCAATATCAAGCTGGGCCGCGTCGGTGGCTTCCGCAATGCCAAGCTGATTCATGACTGCTGCCAGGCCGCGCGTGTTCCAGTGTGGTGTGGCGGTATGCTCGAATCCGGCGTGGGCCGCGCCGCCAACATCGCGCTTTCCACCTTACCCAACTTCGTGCTGCCCGGAGATGTTTCCGCCAGCCAGCGCTACTGGAAACGCGACGTGGTCATCCCCGAGGTGACCGTCACTCCACGCGGAACGATAGAAGTCCCGCAAGGCGCTGGCAACGGATTCGGTGTCGACCGCGAACTCATCGCTTCTCTGACGGTACGCGAGGTGTCCCTGCCATGA
- the rseP gene encoding RIP metalloprotease RseP, with amino-acid sequence MYNFATSIIGVMIVLGIMVFIHELGHFLAAKYFGIRVETFSIGFGKRLWGFERGGTDYRLSVLPFGGYVKMSGENPDDPTSGAPDEFQMKPRWQRFIVAIMGPAMNIVLSIVLLTGLYMFRYQKPAYAEGPAVIGYIAPDSSASKAGLLPGDRITRLDEMENPGWTDIEIEVASSANQTLTVAVDRDGAAVNATVVPQPTGRSQIGDVGWAPRMSAKIQAVEADLPAGLAGMQAGDVLTEINGQTVTYWPAVSELVQKNQGQPLQITYARGTEMITAQMTPVPSKVNGESESRWRIGVQFTNEVINRQLSFSAALGESLTTNKKFALLIFEFLGKIFSNELSPRTLEGPIGIARLSGAALRQSFADLISLMAAISLNLGIFNLLPIPVLDGGMILMLLIEGTIRRDLNLKLKERVTQVGFAFLMLIAVFTIYNDIVKSLPERFEKFLP; translated from the coding sequence ATGTACAACTTTGCAACTAGCATCATCGGCGTAATGATCGTATTGGGCATCATGGTGTTCATCCATGAGCTCGGCCATTTCCTCGCCGCCAAATATTTTGGCATCCGCGTCGAGACATTCTCTATCGGCTTCGGCAAGCGCCTGTGGGGCTTTGAGCGCGGCGGCACCGATTACCGCCTTAGCGTGCTGCCCTTCGGCGGCTACGTGAAAATGTCCGGCGAGAATCCCGACGACCCCACCAGCGGTGCCCCCGACGAGTTTCAGATGAAGCCGCGCTGGCAGCGCTTCATCGTCGCCATTATGGGACCAGCGATGAACATTGTCCTTTCCATCGTGCTGCTCACCGGCCTCTATATGTTTCGCTATCAGAAACCCGCGTACGCGGAAGGCCCTGCGGTAATTGGTTACATCGCGCCAGACTCGTCCGCCTCCAAAGCGGGCCTGCTTCCTGGCGACCGCATCACCCGCCTCGACGAGATGGAGAACCCCGGTTGGACGGATATTGAGATCGAGGTCGCCTCCAGCGCCAACCAAACTTTAACGGTGGCCGTTGATCGCGACGGCGCCGCGGTGAATGCCACGGTGGTTCCTCAGCCCACCGGGCGCTCACAAATTGGCGATGTCGGTTGGGCTCCGCGCATGTCTGCGAAGATTCAGGCGGTGGAAGCGGACCTGCCCGCCGGGCTGGCCGGCATGCAGGCGGGCGACGTGCTCACGGAGATCAATGGGCAGACCGTTACCTATTGGCCCGCGGTATCCGAGTTGGTGCAAAAGAATCAAGGCCAGCCCCTGCAGATAACTTATGCGCGCGGCACTGAGATGATCACCGCACAGATGACGCCGGTCCCAAGCAAGGTCAATGGCGAGTCCGAATCGCGCTGGCGCATCGGCGTGCAGTTCACCAACGAAGTCATCAACCGGCAATTATCATTCAGCGCGGCGCTTGGTGAGTCGTTGACCACCAATAAAAAATTCGCGCTGCTCATCTTTGAGTTCCTCGGCAAGATATTTTCCAACGAACTCTCCCCGCGCACGCTGGAAGGCCCCATCGGCATCGCCCGGCTCTCCGGCGCCGCGCTGCGTCAGAGCTTCGCCGACCTGATCAGCCTGATGGCCGCCATCAGCCTGAACCTCGGCATCTTCAACCTGCTGCCCATCCCGGTGCTCGACGGCGGCATGATCCTGATGCTGCTGATCGAAGGCACCATCCGCCGCGACCTCAACCTGAAACTGAAGGAGCGCGTAACCCAGGTGGGCTTCGCTTTCCTGATGCTCATCGCCGTCTTTACCATCTACAACGACATCGTGAAGTCATTACCCGAGCGCTTCGAAAAATTCTTACCGTAA
- a CDS encoding MBL fold metallo-hydrolase codes for MVLSGLLVLSTTAARLRAQTAREIDTIQTSAGALKITPVTHGSVMLEFGGKVIHVDPWNQGDYTGLPQADVILITDVHADHQDRAQIDKLKKAGTVVIAPKAVAATITEAQVIANGEKKTIAGLAMEAVPMYNLQRGPAAGQFFHDKGRGNGYILTLGGKRIYFAGDTECTAEMKALKNIDIAFIPMNLPYTMPPVEAADCAKAFKPKIAYPYHFRGSDPQEFANALKGTNGVEVRLRKWYKE; via the coding sequence ATGGTGCTGAGTGGCCTGCTGGTATTGTCAACGACGGCGGCACGGTTGCGCGCGCAGACCGCACGCGAGATTGACACGATACAGACTTCGGCCGGCGCGCTAAAGATTACCCCCGTAACGCACGGTAGCGTGATGCTGGAATTTGGCGGTAAGGTGATTCACGTGGACCCTTGGAACCAAGGTGACTATACGGGCCTTCCGCAGGCCGATGTGATTCTCATCACTGATGTTCACGCAGACCATCAGGATCGCGCGCAAATTGACAAGCTGAAGAAGGCCGGGACCGTGGTCATCGCGCCCAAGGCGGTGGCGGCCACTATCACCGAAGCGCAGGTTATAGCGAACGGCGAGAAGAAGACGATTGCCGGGTTGGCGATGGAAGCGGTGCCGATGTACAACCTCCAGCGCGGCCCCGCGGCGGGTCAGTTCTTCCATGACAAAGGGCGCGGGAATGGTTATATTCTCACGCTTGGCGGCAAGCGAATTTATTTCGCCGGCGACACAGAATGCACGGCGGAGATGAAAGCGCTAAAGAACATTGATATCGCATTCATTCCCATGAATCTGCCCTACACGATGCCGCCGGTGGAAGCCGCCGATTGCGCGAAGGCTTTCAAACCCAAAATAGCGTATCCGTATCACTTCCGCGGCAGCGACCCACAAGAGTTTGCCAACGCTCTGAAGGGCACGAATGGCGTCGAAGTGCGGTTGCGCAAGTGGTATAAAGAATAA
- a CDS encoding 1-deoxy-D-xylulose-5-phosphate reductoisomerase, whose amino-acid sequence MKKIGILGSTGSIGRSCLAVIEAHPDRFQVASLTAGENVALLAEQVRAFHPSLVSMGSEAAANALCRELKAGGTGPIPEITVGREGMRQAATLPEIDVVLSSTVGVAGLPATFAALEAGKQVALANKEVLVAAGELATELAHRKGTELLPVDSEHNGVHQCLRAGHRAEACLLVLTASGGPFLHSTAEQIESASIAAALNHPTWKMGNRITIDSATLMNKGFEVIEAHWLFGFTPDQIRVKVHPQSTVHSLVEFIDGSVIAQLSVTDMQVPIKYALTYPERMASNSHGFDWAGLARLDFMEPDTARFPCLRLAYEAMRAGQSATCALNAADEIAVAAFLEGRIPFGAISRVIGAVLDELPVRRLTSVDEVLDHDAECRRLATRRLAKEMLTTRG is encoded by the coding sequence ATGAAAAAAATAGGCATACTTGGCTCAACGGGCTCCATTGGCAGAAGCTGCCTAGCGGTGATCGAGGCCCACCCGGACCGTTTCCAGGTGGCCAGCCTCACGGCCGGGGAGAACGTCGCACTGCTCGCCGAACAGGTTCGCGCCTTCCATCCGTCGCTGGTCTCGATGGGCAGCGAGGCGGCAGCCAATGCCCTTTGCCGCGAACTGAAGGCTGGCGGCACCGGGCCCATCCCTGAAATCACTGTTGGTCGCGAAGGGATGAGACAAGCGGCCACACTGCCTGAAATCGACGTAGTGCTCTCCTCCACCGTGGGCGTCGCCGGCCTGCCAGCCACGTTTGCGGCGCTGGAAGCTGGCAAGCAAGTGGCTCTGGCCAACAAGGAAGTGCTGGTGGCGGCGGGAGAGCTGGCCACAGAGCTTGCTCATCGCAAAGGAACCGAACTGCTGCCCGTCGATAGCGAGCACAACGGGGTACACCAGTGTCTGCGTGCTGGTCACCGCGCTGAGGCTTGCCTACTTGTCCTAACCGCGTCCGGCGGCCCGTTTCTCCACTCCACCGCCGAGCAAATCGAGTCGGCCAGCATCGCAGCCGCGCTGAACCATCCCACCTGGAAGATGGGCAATCGCATCACCATCGACTCGGCCACGCTCATGAACAAGGGCTTCGAAGTGATTGAAGCACATTGGCTTTTTGGTTTCACCCCGGATCAGATTCGTGTCAAAGTACACCCCCAGTCCACCGTCCATTCGCTGGTCGAGTTTATTGACGGGTCGGTAATCGCACAGCTCTCGGTAACTGATATGCAAGTTCCCATAAAATATGCGCTAACCTATCCGGAGAGGATGGCATCCAATAGCCATGGCTTTGACTGGGCTGGATTGGCCAGACTGGATTTCATGGAGCCGGATACGGCGCGCTTTCCCTGTCTGCGGCTGGCCTACGAAGCCATGCGGGCGGGTCAATCCGCTACATGCGCGCTGAACGCGGCCGATGAAATAGCTGTAGCCGCTTTTCTCGAAGGCAGAATTCCCTTCGGCGCCATCAGTCGAGTGATTGGAGCAGTGTTGGATGAATTGCCGGTTCGTAGGCTCACCAGCGTCGATGAAGTTCTCGACCATGACGCCGAGTGCCGGCGCCTGGCCACCCGGCGCCTGGCGAAAGAAATGCTCACGACGCGCGGCTAG
- a CDS encoding phosphatidate cytidylyltransferase — protein MRRLLTALVLIPVIIYLVLWAPSWALAAAGTVFAQAALWEYFRMAEAVSGSRMLHVPGHAISIALMAVALTDFLAEGTASLILLLLLIVLSAAMSPQRNLAHYFPTACGTLLGVAYTTVPLSVYVWISRQEGGAPLVLFTMVVVWASDSTAYFTGLAFGKHLAFPRISPKKTWEGVAGSMVGAMIVGVAGYFIFHDWTVFLLSVAVNIAAQIGDLVESAMKRSAGVKDSSQLVPGHGGVLDRIDALLFAAPMLWYYWLLMKH, from the coding sequence ATGCGGCGCCTCCTCACTGCCCTCGTCTTAATTCCAGTCATCATCTACCTCGTCCTGTGGGCACCCTCCTGGGCGCTGGCCGCAGCGGGAACTGTCTTCGCGCAAGCGGCGTTGTGGGAGTATTTTCGCATGGCCGAAGCCGTCTCCGGCTCGCGCATGCTGCATGTGCCCGGTCATGCGATCAGCATCGCGCTAATGGCCGTCGCGCTGACGGATTTTTTAGCCGAGGGCACGGCGTCATTGATCCTGTTGCTGCTTTTGATCGTGCTCTCCGCCGCAATGTCGCCGCAACGCAATCTCGCCCATTACTTCCCGACCGCATGCGGCACGCTGCTCGGCGTGGCCTATACGACCGTTCCCTTGAGTGTTTACGTTTGGATTAGTCGCCAGGAGGGCGGCGCGCCACTGGTGTTGTTTACAATGGTGGTGGTTTGGGCCAGCGATTCGACCGCTTACTTTACCGGGCTGGCCTTCGGTAAGCATCTGGCGTTTCCGCGCATTAGTCCCAAGAAAACCTGGGAGGGTGTGGCAGGATCAATGGTTGGCGCGATGATCGTGGGCGTTGCCGGATATTTCATTTTCCATGATTGGACCGTCTTCCTGTTGTCGGTCGCCGTGAATATCGCCGCCCAGATCGGCGACCTGGTTGAGTCCGCCATGAAACGCAGCGCGGGAGTGAAAGATTCCTCGCAGCTCGTCCCCGGACACGGCGGCGTACTAGACCGCATTGATGCGCTTTTATTCGCCGCGCCGATGCTATGGTATTATTGGCTTTTGATGAAGCATTAA
- a CDS encoding M48 family metallopeptidase: MVVSANTSWKGYYYDGRTARRHSVTVSLTSAGVYIKREEGQTLWWLHDQVRLAQGHHPGEPVRLETMAEISEALVVEDRGFLDAFLFVSPPARNLASGTAERLNRSLPLLLAGLLGAAFLIYATWVWGLPAFADAAARRVPASWEDKLGQSVMEQFAPPDERCNDPDALAKIQEIIRVMRGPNARGYEVTLAVADTPIPNAFAAPGGYVVVFRGLLEQTENAEDLAGMLAHEIQHVEQRHAMKGLVRQLSVATLVAVLAGDASAIQSLLDAAATLGSLRYQRDDEANADTEAVRMLQAARIDATGLPRMLERMSSDEGKEPGGLQYLSSHPLTADRVRRLTALAVQHATDAVPLLKETDWKSVAFMCGPPDDEATDKNSAAANER; this comes from the coding sequence ATGGTTGTCTCAGCCAACACTTCCTGGAAGGGTTATTACTATGACGGACGCACCGCGCGCCGACATTCAGTAACCGTGTCGCTCACCTCGGCCGGTGTGTACATCAAGCGCGAGGAAGGTCAGACGCTGTGGTGGCTGCACGATCAAGTGCGTCTCGCCCAAGGGCACCATCCCGGCGAGCCGGTGCGCCTTGAAACCATGGCGGAGATATCCGAAGCGCTGGTGGTGGAGGATCGCGGATTCCTTGATGCGTTTCTGTTTGTTTCCCCTCCGGCGCGAAACTTGGCCTCTGGAACCGCCGAGAGATTGAATCGCAGTTTGCCGCTGTTGCTTGCAGGGCTGCTGGGCGCGGCCTTCTTAATCTACGCGACCTGGGTGTGGGGACTTCCCGCCTTTGCCGACGCCGCCGCCCGTCGTGTTCCAGCAAGCTGGGAAGACAAGCTGGGACAATCGGTAATGGAACAGTTCGCGCCGCCCGATGAGAGATGCAATGATCCTGACGCGCTGGCGAAGATACAGGAGATCATCCGCGTCATGCGCGGGCCCAATGCCCGCGGATATGAGGTGACTCTCGCCGTTGCCGATACTCCCATCCCCAACGCCTTCGCCGCTCCCGGCGGATATGTGGTAGTGTTTCGCGGTTTGCTGGAGCAGACCGAGAATGCCGAGGACCTGGCCGGCATGCTGGCGCATGAGATTCAGCACGTCGAACAGCGCCATGCCATGAAGGGCCTGGTCCGCCAGCTTTCCGTCGCCACTCTAGTGGCCGTGCTGGCGGGAGATGCTTCGGCCATACAATCCCTGCTGGACGCCGCAGCCACCCTGGGAAGTCTGCGCTATCAGCGTGATGATGAAGCGAACGCCGATACCGAAGCGGTGCGCATGCTCCAGGCAGCCCGCATCGACGCCACTGGCCTGCCACGCATGTTGGAACGCATGAGCAGCGACGAAGGCAAAGAGCCTGGCGGACTCCAATATCTTTCGTCGCATCCGCTGACTGCCGACCGCGTGCGCCGGTTAACCGCACTGGCAGTCCAGCACGCGACGGATGCCGTCCCACTATTGAAAGAAACAGACTGGAAGAGTGTGGCCTTCATGTGTGGGCCGCCGGACGATGAAGCGACGGATAAAAACTCCGCGGCCGCGAACGAACGATGA
- a CDS encoding DUF898 family protein gives MECPQCGTENPEKSWQCACGHYFAPREMIPAVPITPESAPDGTLNAGAEHFASVAPSASIEPINARLSFRGDGSTLFAIHLANIIFTICTLGIYYFWGKAKVRRYVYGQTELAGDRFDYHGTGKELMLGSFKAMLLFGGTGLLYQLMLGASSNPGIRILSMLLFYAMLALIIPIAIVGTKRFRLSRTSWRSISFSFRGHARELIA, from the coding sequence ATGGAATGTCCGCAATGTGGAACGGAAAATCCCGAGAAAAGCTGGCAGTGTGCCTGCGGACATTATTTCGCACCGAGGGAAATGATTCCTGCGGTGCCCATCACCCCGGAATCGGCGCCGGACGGCACTCTCAACGCAGGAGCAGAACACTTTGCCAGCGTTGCGCCATCTGCTTCCATCGAGCCGATTAACGCCAGGCTATCTTTCCGCGGAGATGGCTCAACTCTGTTCGCGATTCATCTGGCCAACATAATTTTCACCATCTGCACTCTTGGGATCTATTATTTTTGGGGCAAGGCCAAAGTCCGCCGCTATGTGTACGGGCAGACCGAGCTGGCCGGCGACCGCTTTGATTATCACGGCACCGGCAAGGAGTTAATGCTTGGATCGTTCAAAGCCATGTTGCTGTTCGGCGGCACCGGGCTGCTCTACCAGTTGATGCTGGGAGCCTCTTCGAATCCTGGCATTCGTATCCTCTCGATGCTCTTGTTTTACGCGATGCTGGCGCTGATAATTCCCATCGCCATCGTCGGGACGAAGCGCTTCCGGCTGAGTCGGACCTCGTGGCGCTCCATCAGTTTTTCCTTTCGCGGACACGCCCGTGAACTGATCGCATAG
- a CDS encoding DUF898 family protein has translation MLFMMVTLSLYYPFFQNNLRKFVVFNSYFGSQPFDYDGEGWDLFRYFALMVLLIIPTLGLYWFWYTAQKHRYYWEHTSFGQAKFRSTMSGGELAGIKISNFFLIIFTMGLAYPWAVARSVRYQLECLTMYGPVALDSIFQHASAATATGEGLVDMLDAGILDIDFGF, from the coding sequence ATGCTTTTCATGATGGTCACGCTCTCGCTGTACTATCCTTTCTTTCAAAACAATTTGCGTAAATTCGTGGTCTTCAACTCCTATTTCGGCAGCCAGCCGTTTGATTATGACGGGGAGGGCTGGGATCTCTTCCGCTATTTCGCGCTCATGGTGCTGCTGATCATTCCCACCCTCGGCCTCTACTGGTTCTGGTACACGGCGCAGAAGCATCGCTACTACTGGGAGCACACCAGCTTTGGACAGGCGAAGTTCCGGTCCACGATGAGTGGTGGCGAACTGGCCGGCATTAAAATCAGCAATTTCTTCCTGATCATATTCACGATGGGCCTGGCCTATCCCTGGGCCGTCGCGCGCTCGGTGCGTTATCAACTGGAGTGTCTGACTATGTATGGCCCAGTGGCTTTGGACAGCATTTTCCAGCACGCCAGCGCGGCAACGGCCACTGGCGAAGGGCTGGTGGACATGCTGGACGCCGGCATATTGGATATTGATTTCGGCTTCTGA